The Dermochelys coriacea isolate rDerCor1 chromosome 12, rDerCor1.pri.v4, whole genome shotgun sequence genome has a window encoding:
- the ANKRD11 gene encoding ankyrin repeat domain-containing protein 11 isoform X5: MCMLSLDSDPVLSTEVWVHVCAASASSAHWPCSEKQGPERKRIKKEPATRKPGLLFGMGLSGIRAGYPLSERQQVALLMQMTAEESANSPVDTTPKHPSQSTVCQKGTPNSASKTKDKVNKRNERGETRLHRAAIRGDARRIKELIIEGADVNVKDFAGWTALHEACNRGYYDVAKQLLAAGAEVNTKGLDDDTPLHDAANNGHFKVVKLLLHYGGNPHQSNRKGETPLKVANSPTMVNLLLGKTTYPSSEESSTESSEEEDAPSFAPSSSVDGNNTDSEFEKGLKHKTKSQEPPKTTITPVKDEYEFDEDDEQDRVPPVDDKHLLKKDYRKETKTNSFISIPKMEVKTYTKNNTITPKKPAHRILSDTSDEEDTSVAVGTGEKLRLSTHSILPSSKTREPSNTKQQKEKNKVKKKRKKETKSKEVRFGKKNDKFCSSESESENLESEEDDRDSVQSSSCVKDSRLVLKESSLFNSLSASSTSSHGSLASQKHNPNLTDQHSKHWRTDNWKTISSPAWSDVSSLSDSTRTRLTSESDYTSEDSSLQSLKPVRKKQEHKKKNNSHNTVCEKKNSFHANVDGAIPKLDKEGKVVKKHKTKHKHKNKEKGQCPVSQDIKIIKTFSFEYEDSKQKPDKGLIETESPSENKLKVLKHEREHCKKEEKLLKSKSEEKEWLFKDETGKASKEEKSLKKVKEGNKDISKFFREEKSSKEKPIKEKSPKEEKPRIHKEERKKKSKEKQSKSEKKNDLKEEKITKLEKDKTFKEEREKCKKEKVYKEEPGFDEFSNKSQLLESEDTKFSLSDDQQERWFSDLSSDSSFDFKGEDSWDSPVTDFREIKNDSMAKLIIETVKEEIKDKKRENKTKEKKEYNEKRNEKDTFLKKRERESVDKNPEKKKDQTEKHKVAPSYLPEKDKKRKDSAESVKERKEKDPGEINKERKDSSDSCKDRKDIKIKQEEPYRDEFKEYGCETFFKEKSDPECSGKNVESGERHHSGKDKEKKDAPDKEKKEKLKPEKYKEKSKEADKEKNEKVVAEKNQKDKELDKSFKEKKDTKEKYKDLHNKDKERKTSLDSIKEKKEKNFSGDREDFSEKRDEKKGKEKSWYSIADIFTDESEDEKDDYSLSGFKIGEAVGSELHRMDSLQEKDDSMAAEKDLYLADKHRKYSSDRQHSGEKQKDKEKKKDKGLAEGGKEKKEKGFFEKHKEKKDKDSVEKYKDRKDRTSVDSTQEKKNKQKLPEKTEKKHAAEEKVKNKHKEKMEKEHSKEKKSSKGGETEKSLLEKLEEEALNEYRDDSNDKISEISSDSFTDRGQDPGLTILFESSNLSLMDASEEKYKDSLPLPCLQDKLKEKERHRHSSSSSKKSHEKEKAKKEKTEKKEKMDDFKDSSNRKDSNQYEKEFSVDGETFGISYSMKAEVEEELDKNIDYLFSEKKDKNDPERELSKKAEKEKTYGSSTISTIKEKKKREKHKEKWKDEKEKHRDKHTDGFFKHHKDETKSVVKDKDSPQVITFKDKSKEENLKFSETKMKEKLKENQEKDKTESLKISNGNDKITLSKDGSKKDNRPREKLLGDGDLMMTSFERMLSQKDLEIEERHKRHKERMKQMEKMRHRSGDPKLKDKMKTSEEMRKRSLDLTTKKPLALDTQLKDKKLKELGPLTPILSPDNKPQPAVGTDSKDWITGPQLKEILPASPRPDQNRPTGVPAPASVVSCPSYEEVMQTPRTPSCSNEDYTDLMFDCADSQHSLPISTMSMNACSPSFFDRYANASSGLPDNPSQTPTRTIPSTNLYRSISVDIRRIPEDEFSAGDKFFRQQSVPATSNYDSPVQHLMEEKVPLPSVPAEKFQCMSPGYYSPDYGIPSPKVETLHCAPVGNVVQSPESIFSGLQAKSSPSHRDELLAPSVESALPPDLGMPLDTTEEQQATASILPPESTFLPPIEENDFSSGISEQNNMDWGNPPSRNPDPPMPPSLIGNPSDHPVSWSVGSELLMKSPQRFPESPKPFCSLDPIHPAPVSFISTDSPYPVSPISYPLSVSEPGLDEVKEDVEETVPGEMATAEEQAPYMSPTRLDTFFNNCKPLPEETPEMPLEPPCIPTETQAEAVNTLENSYLENSSVAPVNPEEPVTWPDPFTNSEDDLDLGPFSLPELPLQAKDVPDAEMTEVASIEESSVAAPEVINTGIINVSVSVTASSEQEELPLNQPSNLLAVEPEPQPEEKTSEVIAPEATSEALNVPEEKRLEESKEQSFQQIASIELAQPEKQEAETNHEELPSSNCAVESGSQSSLAQANTAESGVTQDSAAVRSGSQVSSIQTDTPQGTTAVETIEPVQKPVAEVSKPPKIEEIPQRITRNRAQMLANQNKQNTAPSEKEFPPVSAPSTRAKGRVTEEDDAQAQHPRKRRFQRSSQQLQQQINTSTQQTREMIQQTLAAIVNAIKLDDIEPYHSDRSNPYFEYLQIRKKIEEKRKILCYITPQAPQCYAEYVTYTGSYLLDGKPLSKLHIPVIAPPPSLAEPLKELFKQQEAVRGKLRLQHSIEREKLIVSCEQEILRVHCRAARTIANQAVPFSACTMLLDSEVYNMPLENQGDENKSVRDRFNARQFISWLQDVDDKYDRMKTCLLMRQQHEAAALNAVQRMEWQLKVQELDPAGHKSLCVNEVPSFYVPMVDVNDDFVLLPA, from the exons GCTGGACAGCATTGCACGAGGCATGTAACCGGGGTTACTATGATGTTGCAAAGCAGTTGCTTGCTGCCGGCGCGGAAGTCAACACAAAGGGGTTGGATGACGACACCCCGCTGCATGATGCAGCTAATAATGGGCATTTCAAG GTGGTAAAATTGTTGTTACATTACGGAGGGAACCCTCATCAAAGCAACAGGAAGGGAGAGACGCCTTTAAAAGTCGCTAATTCCCCCACCATGGTGAATCTACTCCTGGGAAAGACCACCTATCCCTCTAGCGAAGAGAGCTCAACAG agagctcaGAGGAGGAGGACGCCCCTTCATTTGCACCTTCCAGCTCCGTCGATGGCAATAACACAGACTCTGAGTTTGAAAAAGGCTTGAAACATAAGACAAAGAGTCAAGAGCCCCCCAAAACAACAATCACACCGGTAAAGGATGAATATGAATTTGATGAAGATGATGAGCAGGACAGAGTCCCGCCTGTCGATGACAAGCATTTGCTGAAAAAGGATTACAGGAAAGAGACtaaaacaaacagttttattTCCATACCCAAAATGGAAGTAAAAACCTATACTAAAAATAACACAATTACACCAAAGAAACCTGCCCATCGCATCCTGTCAGACACGTCGGATGAAGAGGATACCAGTGTAGCCGTGGGGACTGGCGAGAAGCTGAGACTATCGACTCATTCGATACTGCCCAGCAGCAAGACTCGAGAGCCCTCCAACACCAAGCAACAGAAGGAGAAGAATAAAGTCAAAAAGAAGCGGAAAAAGGAGACAAAGAGCAAAGAGGTTCGGTTTGgcaaaaaaaatgacaaattttgtTCCTCTGAATCAGAAAGTGAAAATTTGGAGAGTGAGGAGGATGATAGAGACTCTGTGCAAAGCTCTAGCTGTGTAAAGGACTCTAGGCTAGTGCTAAAGGAATCCTCCTTGTTCAACTCTCTGTCTGCCTCTTCCACCTCTTCTCATGGGAGTTTAGCTTCACAGAAACATAACCCTAATCTTACAGACCAGCACTCCAAGCACTGGAGGACAGACAATTGGAAAACCATATCTTCTCCGGCATGGTCAGATGTCAGTTCCTTATCGGACTCCACAAGGACGAGACTGACAAGTGAGTCAGACTATACGTCTGAGGATTCCAGTTTACAGTCGTTAAAGCCAGTGAGAAAGAAGCAGgagcacaaaaagaaaaataactctCATAATACTGTCTGTGAGAAGAAGAATTCATTCCATGCCAACGTGGACGGAGCAATTCCAAAGCTGGATAAGGAGGGAAAAGTTgttaaaaaacataaaacaaaacataaacacaaaaacaaagagaaggGACAATGCCCAGTCAGCCAAgacattaaaataatcaaaacttTTTCTTTTGAATATGAGGACTCTAAGCAAAAGCCTGACAAGGGTTTGATAGAGACTGAAAGTccaagtgaaaataaattaaaagtgtTAAAACATGAGAGAGAACActgtaaaaaggaagaaaagctaCTGAAAAGTAAATCAGAGGAGAAGGAATGGTTGTTTAAAGATGAGACTGGAAAAGCCTCCAAAGAggagaaatcattaaaaaaagtcaaagagGGGAATAAAGACATCAGCAAATTTTTCAGAGAGGAGAAGTCAAGTAAAGAGAAACCCATAAAGGAGAAGTCTCCCAAAGAGGAGAAACCTAGAATACAcaaggaggagagaaagaaaaaatcaaaggaaaaacaGTCAAAATCTGAAAAGAAGAATGATCTGAAGGAGGAGAAAATTACTAAACTGGAGAAAGACAAAACCttcaaagaagagagagaaaaatgtaaaaaagaaaaagtttacaAAGAGGAGCCTGGATTTGATGAGTTTAGTAATAAAAGCCAATTGCTGGAAAGCGAGGACACAAAATTCAGCCTTTCTGATGATCAGCAAGAGAGATGGTTTTCTGATTTGTCATCTGATTCATCCTTTGATTTCAAAGGTGAGGATAGCTGGGATTCTCCAGTAACAGACTTCAGGGAGATTAAAAATGACAGCATGGCAAAACTAATCATAGAAACAGTGAAGGAAGAAATTAAAGACAAGAAAAGGGagaataaaacaaaggaaaagaaagaatacaATGAAAAACGCAATGAAAAGGAtacattcttaaaaaaaagagagagagaaagtgtcgACAAAAACCCTGAGAAGAAGAAGGACCAAACTGAAAAGCATAAAGTCGCTCCTAGTTATCTGCCTGAAAAGGACAAGAAAAGGAAAGATTCTGCAGAAAGCGttaaagagagaaaggaaaaagatcCAGGTGAAatcaacaaagaaagaaaagattccTCTGATAGCTGTAAAGACCGAAAGGACATAAAAATTAAACAAGAGGAGCCCTATCGAGATGAGTTTAAAGAATATGGTTGTGAAACATTCTTCAAGGAGAAATCTGACCctgaatgcagtggaaaaaatGTGGAGAGCGGGGAAAGGCACCATTCAGGGAAAGATAAGGAGAAGAAAGATGCTCCTgataaggaaaagaaagagaaactgaaacCAGAAAAATATAAGGAGAAATCCAAAGAAGCGgataaagagaaaaatgaaaaagttgtTGCTGAGAAAAACCagaaggacaaagaactggataaaagttttaaagagaaaaaagataCTAAGGAGAAATACAAGGATCTGCATAACAAAGACAAAGAAAGGAAGACTTCTTTAGACTCTatcaaagagaaaaaagagaaaaacttcTCTGGAGATAGAGAGGATTTCTCtgagaaaagagatgaaaaaaaaggaaaagagaaaagctgGTACAGCATCGCAGATATCTTCACAGATGAAAGCGAAGATGAGAAGGATGATTACAGCTTAAGCGGATTCAAAATTGGTGAGGCTGTTGGGAGTGAATTGCATCGAATGGACAGTCTACAAGAAAAAGATGATAGCAtggctgctgaaaaggaccttTATCTTGCTGACAAGCACAGAAAGTACTCTTCTGACAGACAACATTcaggagagaaacagaaagataaagagaagaaaaaggataAAGGATTAGCAGAaggtgggaaggagaaaaaagagAAGGGTTTCTTTGAAAAACACAAAGAGAAGAAGGATAAAGATTCTGTCGAGAAGTATAAAGACAGGAAAGACAGAACCTCAGTAGACTCCacccaagaaaagaaaaacaagcaaaaGCTCCCTGAAAAGACCGAAAAGAAGCATGCTGCTGAGGAGAAGGTAAAAAACAAGCATAAGGAAAAGATGGAAAAAGAACATTCCAAAGAAAAGAAGTCTTCAAAAGGAGGAGAGACCGAGAAGAGCCTGTTGGAAAAATTGGAGGAGGAGGCCCTCAATGAATATAGAGATGACTCCAATGATAAAATAAGTGAGATTTCTTCTGATAgcttcacagacagaggacaagATCCAGGACTAACCATCCTCTTTGAGTCTTCTAACCTTTCTCTTATGGATGCCTCTGAGGAAAAGTATAAAGATTCTCTTCCTTTGCCCTGCTTGCAAGACAAACTCAAGGAGAAGGAGAGGCACAGACATTCCTCATCTTCGTCAAAGAAAAGTCAcgagaaagagaaagcaaagaaggaaaaaacagagaaaaaagagaaaatggatgACTTTAAAGACTCCAGCAACAGAAAAGATTCTAATCAATATgaaaaagaattctctgtggaTGGGGAGACTTTTGGCATTTCCTACAGCATGAAAGCAGAGGTTGAGGAAGAACTGGACAAAAACATTGActatttgttttctgaaaagaaagataaaaatgaTCCTGAGAGAGAGCTCTCAAAGAAGGCAGAAAAGGAAAAGACTTACGGTTCCAGTACCATCAGCACAATcaaagagaagaagaagagagaaaaacacaAGGAAAAATGGAAGGATGAAAAGGAAAAGCATAGAGACAAACATACAGATGGATTCTTTAAACATCACAAAGATGAGACAAAATCTGTGGTTAAAGACAAGGATAGCCCTCAAGTTATCACATTCAAAGATAAGTCAAAGGAGGAGAACCTCAAATTTAGTGAAACCAAAATGAAGGAGAAACTCAAGGAAAACCAAGAGAAAGACAAAACAGAGTCTCTAAAGATCAGTAATGGAAATGATAAAATAACATTGTCCAAAGATGGTAGCAAGAAAGATAACAGGCCTAGAGAGAAGCTTCTGGGTGATGGTGATCTAATGATGACCAGCTTTGAAAGGATGCTGAGCCAAAAAGACCTGGAAATTGAGGAGCGCCACAAAAGACACAAAGAGAGAATGAAGCAAATGGAGAAGATGAGGCACAGATCTGGAGATCCCAAATTAAAAGATAAAATGAAAACCTCTGAAGAGATGCGTAAGAGGAGTCTGGATTTGACCACAAAGAAACCACTAGCACTAGATACTCAGCTAAAGGACAAAAAGCTCAAAGAACTAGGTCCACTGACTCCTATATTGTCACCAGATAATAAGCCACAGCCTGCTGTGGGGACAGATTCAAAGGACTGGATAACTGGCCCTCAGCTGAAAGAAATTTTACCTGCTTCTCCCAGGCCAGATCAGAACAGGCCGACAGGTGTTCCAGCTCCAGCTTCCGTAGTTTCTTGTCCAAGCTATGAAGAAGTGATGCAGACACCAAGAACTCCTTCGTGCAGCAATGAAGATTACACAGATTTGATGTTTGATTGTGCTGACTCTCAGCACTCTCTGCCCATATCCACAATGTCCATGAATGCATGTTCTCCATCCTTTTTTGACAGATATGCAAATGCTTCGAGTGGACTTCCTGACAATCCAAGTCAGACTCCAACAAGGACGATACCCTCCACAAACCTTTATCGTTCAATCTCTGTTGATAtaagaaggatccctgaagatgAGTTCAGTGCTGGAGACAAGTTTTTCAGGCAGCAAAGTGTCCCGGCAACATCAAATTATGATTCTCCAGTGCAGCATTTGATGGAAGAAAAAGTCCCTCTTCCTTCTGTTCCTGCAGAAAAGTTTCAGTGTATGTCTCCAGGGTATTATTCACCTGACTATGGAATTCCATCACCTAAAGTAGAAACTTTGCATTGTGCACCTGTTGGCAATGTTGTCCAATCACCTGAAAGCATCTTTTCTGGTTTACAAGCAAAATCCTCCCCCTCACACAGAGATGAGCTGCTTGCACCTTCTGTAGAAAGTGCTCTTCCCCCTGATCTTGGCATGCCTTTGGATACCACAGAAGAGCAGCAAGCTACTGCTTCTATTTTGCCACCAGAGTCTACCTTTTTACCACCTATTGAAGAAAACGATTTTAGTTCAGGTATCTCAGAGCAGAACAATATGGACTGGGGTAACCCTCCTTCCAGAAACCCTGACCCTCCCATGCCTCCTAGTTTAATTGGTAATCCATCTGATCACCCAGTCAGCTGGTCAGTGGGATCAGAACTTCTAATGAAATCTCCCCAGAGGTTCCCTGAATCCCCTAAGCCATTCTGTTCACTGGACCCAATACATCCTGCACCCGTGTCCTTTATTTCTACAGATTCTCCATACCCAGTTTCTCCTATTTCCTATCCATTGTCAGTATCTGAACCGGGGCTTGATGAAGTAAAGGAAGATGTTGAAGAAACAGTTCCAGGAGAAATGGCAACTGCAGAAGAGCAAGCTCCTTACATGTCCCCTACTAGATTAGACACTTTCTTCAATAACTGCAAGCCTCTTCCAGAAGAAACACCCGAGATGCCTTTAGAACCCCCTTGCATTCCTACAGAAACTCAGGCAGAGGCTGTTAACACTCTGGAAAACAGTTATTTGGAAAACAGTAGTGTTGCACCTGTAAACCCAGAAGAGCCAGTAACGTGGCCTGATCCATTCACAAACTCAGAAGATGACTTAGACCTTGGTCCCTTCTCGTTGCCGGAATTGCCGCTCCAAGCTAAAGATGTTCCAGATGCTGAAATGACTGAAGTGGCATCGATAGAAGAAAGCTCAGTAGCTGCCCCAGAAGTCATAAATACTGGGATCATAAATGTGAGTGTGTCTGTCACAGCTTCTAGTGAGCAGGAGGAGCTACCGCTTAATCAGCCAAGTAACTTACTAGCTGTGGAACCAGAGCCACAGCCGGAGGAAAAAACATCGGAAGTGATTGCACCAGAAGCTACCTCGGAAGCATTGAATGTACCAGAAGAGAAAAGATTAGAAGAGTCCAAGGAACAGAGTTTTCAACAGATTGCATCAATAGAGCTTGCTCAGCCAGAGAAACAAGAGGCAGAAACAAACCATGAAGAATTGCCCTCGTCAAACTGTGCAGTGGAGAGTGGATCTCAAAGCAGCTTGGCACAAGCGAACACTGCTGAGAGTGGGGTCACGCAAGACAGTGCTGCAGTACGAAGTGGGAGCCAAGTCTCTTCCATCCAGACAGACACACCCCAAGGGACTACTGCAGTAGAAACCATAGAGCCAGTACAAAAACCAGTCGCAGAAGTttccaaaccaccaaaaatagAAGAGATCCCGCAACGAATTACCAGGAACAGGGCTCAAATGCTGGCCAATCAAAATAAACAGAACACTGCACCTTCTGAGAAAGAGTTTCCTCCAGTTTCTGCACCTTCCACACGTGCAAAAGGGCGAGTGACGGAGGAAGACGATGCTCAAGCCCAACATCCACGTAAACGCAGGTTCCAGCGTTCCAGCCAACAGCTACAGCAGCAGATTAACACGTCCACCCAGCAGACAAGAGAGATGATACAGCAAACACTGGCAGCGATTGTAAATGCCATAAAACTGGACGACATTGAGCCCTATCATAGTGACAGATCAAACCCATACTTTGAGTATCTTCAGATCAGGAAAAAGATTGAAGAGAAGCGGAAAATCCTCTGCTACATCACTCCCCAAGCTCCCCAGTGTTACGCCGAATATGTCACCTATACAGGGTCCTACCTGCTGGATGGCAAGCCACTAAGCAAGCTTCACATTCCAGTG ATTGCACCCCCTCCATCACTCGCGGAACCCCTGAAGGAACTCTTCAAGCAGCAGGAAGCCGTGAGGGGGAAGCTGCGACTCCAGCACAGCATAGAGCGG GAGAAGCTGATTGTTTCATGTGAACAGGAGATCTTAAGAGTTCACTGTCGGGCAGCGAGAACCATTGCTAACCAGGCAGTGCCCTTCAGTGCATGCACCATGCTGCTGGACTCCGAGGTCTATAACATGCCTCTAGAAAATCAG GGAGATGAAAACAAATCCGTCAGAGACCGTTTCAATGCTCGTCAGTTTATTTCCTGGTTACAAGATGTGGATGACAAATATGATCGAATGAAG